CTTGGTTTCGACTGGCGTTTCCATCCAAACTTTAACTTTTTGGCCAAATACAGCAGCGGCTTCCGTGCACCGACTTCTGACGAAAACTGGTTGCTGTTCCCTCATCCGGACTTCTATTTATTGGCCAGTCCCAAGTTGAAGCATGAAACTGCGAAAAACTACGAATTGGGTATTGCCGGTAGCGGTAAAGCCGGTGAATTCCGTTTGTCCGGTTTCAAAACCAAATACCGTGACTTTATCGAATTGGCTTATTTAGGTCCGTCTAACTTGACTACGCGTATTGCCATGCTGTCAAACGGCGACAAACTTTTGGGTGCGCCGGTATGGCAAAACGTAAACCGTGCTTCGGCTAATGTAAACGGTATCGAATTCCAAGGTAAATGGAATTTGGACAGTATTGGTTTGAGTAAAGGTATGCATACAGGTTTGGTGGCCAGTTATATCAAAGGTAAATCCAAGCATGAAAACGGTAAGAATTATCCGATTAATGCTTTGGCGCCTTGGTCGGCAACTTGGTCGCTGGGTTATGACGCACCGTCCAAACGCTGGGGGCTGACGACTTTTGTGACCCATACCGCAAGGAAAAAACCTGAAGATACCATCCGCAGTTCGGACGAACGCGATGAACCGTTCCCATTTGCACGCCACAGTGGCAACTATACTTTGTGGGATATGGCAGGCTATTATAACTTCGGCAAACACGTTACTTTGCGTGCGGGCGTGTACAACATTACCAATAGAGAGTACTATTCGTGGGATTCCCTGCGCAGTATCCGTGAATTCGGTACGGTTAACAGGGTGGACAACTGTAACGTCGGCAACGGTCCGCAACACGCAACTTGCGCGCATGCCGGTATCACACGTTTCAGCGCACCGGGACGTACGTTTAACGTAACACTTGAAGCGCGATTCTAATATCTGGTTTTTCAGACGGCCTCTAACTGAAGAGGCCGTCTGAAAATAATGTACTGTAAAAAGGAAGAGACATGACTACAGAATTAACATTTGCACAACGTCTGAAAGAAGAAAACCGCACTACGCATGACAGCGTGGACAATTTGGTTATGTCCGTAGAGCCGTTTGTCAGCAATGAAAACTATACCAAGTTTTTGAAACTGCAATCTGTTTTTCATAAAATTGTTGACGATATCTATAAAGATGAAGCGTTAAACAAAGCGATTCCCCAATTGGCAGACATGGCGCGTTATGATGCGGTTGTTCAAGATTTGAAAGACTTGAACAGCGAGCCCTATCAATTTTCCGGCAATCTGCCTAAACCCGAAGGCAATGAAGCCATCGGTTGGCTTTATTGTGCGGAAGGTTCAAACTTGGGCGCGGCGTTTTTGTTTAAAGATGCGCAAAAATTAAGTTTTAATGCCGACAATGGTGCGCGCCACTTGGCTCCCCATCCCGACGGCCGTGGCCAACACTGGCGTGAGTTTGTGGTTTATCTGAATAATTTGGGTTTGGATAAAGCTGCTCAAGATGAGGCGATTAAAGGCGCGAAAGATGCATTTGCATTCTATAAAGTGATTTTGCGTGAAATCTTCGGCTTGCCAGAAGGTGCAGAAGCACCAGTCAAAGCATAATTTGATTGCTGTTTAATATGGAAAGGCCGTCTGAAATTTTCAGACGGCCTTGTTTATTTGGTTTTTTATTTATTGATATTGGACAGAATCGTTACCGCTTTTTTTCTGGATAAATTCAATTTTGTAACCGTCAGGATCTTCAACGAAAGCGATGACGGTGGTGCCGTGCTTCATCGGGCCGGCTTCGCGGACAATGTTGCCGCCTTTCTGTTTAACCAAATCACATGCTGCGTAGGCGTCGTCCACTTCGATGGCGATGTGGCCGTATGCGTTGCCTAAATCGTAGCTTTCCGTATCCCAATTGTGGGTTAATTCTAAAACGGTAGTGTCCGACTCTTCGCCGTAGCCGACAAATGCCAATGTAAACCGGCCTTCCGGATAGTCTTTTTTACGCAGCAGTTTCATACCTAAAACGTCTTGATAAAAAGCCAAAGATTTTTCCAAATTGCCGACGCGCAGCATAGTATGCAGCATTCTCATGGTGGTATTCCTCAAATGTTTTCATGGTTTGTTTTATTTTAACAGTTAATTTTATTTCGGTGGTGAAAAAGGGAGGTAAATTGTTTTGAACTTGAGATGTTTATGCATATCAAACGGTTATTGAAATTTAGATTTCAGCTTCGGGAAAAAAGTTGTCATGCTGTCTGTAATTGTATATAAATATAACCATTAAGAAATGATAAGAATTTTTGTAGTTAAATTACATTTTAGTAAAGTTTTGTTTGATTAACTTTCGATAAAGGAAGTCGAGATGAGGATTGGTATTCCGAAGGAATCTCTGCCCGGTGAAACCCGTGTTGCGTGTACCCCTGCAACCGTAACCCAGCTGCAAAAACTGGGTTTTGAAGTTGTGGTGGAACGCGGCGCCGGTTTGGCGGCGAGTTTGGATGATGCGGCATATGAAGCTGCCGGTGCGCTTGTGGCGGATGCAGCGGAAGTATGGTCTAGCCCGCTGATTTATAAAGTCAACGCACCTTCTGAAAGCGAAGTAGGCCGTCTGAATGCAGGCCAAACGCTGGTGAGCTTCTTATGGCCCGCACAAAATCCCGAGTTGGTGCAAAAGCTTACCGATAAAAAAGTGAACGTGCTGGCTATGGATATGGTGCCGCGTATTTCGCGTGCACAGGCGTTGGATGCGCTGTCGTCTATGGCGAACATCAGCGGCTACCGTGCCGTAATTGAAGCGGCGAATGCGTTCGGCCGTTTCTTTACCGGCCAGATTACCGCTGCGGGCAAAGTGCCGCCGGCGCAAGTGCTGGTGATTGGTGCGGGTGTAGCCGGTTTGGCGGCGATTGGTACGGCAAACTCGTTGGGCGCGGTGGTTAAAGCGTTCGACACCCGTTTGGAAGTGGCCGAACAAATCGAATCAATGGGCGGCCAATTCCTTAAGCTCGATTTCCCGCAAGAGTCGGGCGGCAGCGGCGACGGTTACGCCAAAGTGATGAGCGAAGAGTTTATCGCGGCGGAAATGAAACTGTTTGCCGAGCAAGCCCGACAAGTGGACATCATCATCACGACGGCGGCCATTCCGGGCAAACCTGCGCCGAAGTTGATTACCAAAGAAATGGTGGAAAGCATGAAGCCGGGTTCGGTGATTGTCGATTTGGCGGCGGCTACCGGCGGCAACTGCGAATTGACCAAACCGGGCGAGCTGTTCGTTACCGATAACGGTGTGAA
Above is a genomic segment from Neisseria weaveri containing:
- a CDS encoding Re/Si-specific NAD(P)(+) transhydrogenase subunit alpha, which encodes MRIGIPKESLPGETRVACTPATVTQLQKLGFEVVVERGAGLAASLDDAAYEAAGALVADAAEVWSSPLIYKVNAPSESEVGRLNAGQTLVSFLWPAQNPELVQKLTDKKVNVLAMDMVPRISRAQALDALSSMANISGYRAVIEAANAFGRFFTGQITAAGKVPPAQVLVIGAGVAGLAAIGTANSLGAVVKAFDTRLEVAEQIESMGGQFLKLDFPQESGGSGDGYAKVMSEEFIAAEMKLFAEQARQVDIIITTAAIPGKPAPKLITKEMVESMKPGSVIVDLAAATGGNCELTKPGELFVTDNGVKIIGYTDMANRLAGQSSQLYATNLVNLSKLLSPNKDGEIALDFEDVIIRNMTVTRDGEITFPPPAIQVSAAPQQQAQAAPVAKPEPKPVPTWKKLAPAVIGAVLVLWMGAVAPAEFLNHFIVFVLACVIGYYVVWNVSHSLHTPLMSVTNAISGIIVVGALLQIGQGNGVVSFLAFIAVLIASINIFGGFYVTRRMLNMFRKG
- the gloA gene encoding lactoylglutathione lyase; this translates as MRMLHTMLRVGNLEKSLAFYQDVLGMKLLRKKDYPEGRFTLAFVGYGEESDTTVLELTHNWDTESYDLGNAYGHIAIEVDDAYAACDLVKQKGGNIVREAGPMKHGTTVIAFVEDPDGYKIEFIQKKSGNDSVQYQ
- a CDS encoding biliverdin-producing heme oxygenase, encoding MTTELTFAQRLKEENRTTHDSVDNLVMSVEPFVSNENYTKFLKLQSVFHKIVDDIYKDEALNKAIPQLADMARYDAVVQDLKDLNSEPYQFSGNLPKPEGNEAIGWLYCAEGSNLGAAFLFKDAQKLSFNADNGARHLAPHPDGRGQHWREFVVYLNNLGLDKAAQDEAIKGAKDAFAFYKVILREIFGLPEGAEAPVKA